In Candidatus Bathyarchaeota archaeon, the sequence GTGCCCATCATAACAATTGTGGCAAAACCTCCAAGAATTATAAAGATTCCGCTTATCAATGAAATTATGAATGCTGCTGTTGGTTTTTCTTTTTCCACCATTAATATTCACCTCCATAAAAGATTATCAAATACTAACTCTATATTTTTTAACAACAACATCCACTATGAGATTCGCGGTTTTCACTAGCAATCGATTTTTTCCTTTCTTGCGCATAACGCTTTGCATGCTTTTCAGAATAGAAATACTTACCAAATCTTAATATGCCTTTATTTAATTGAATTCCATATACTTCAAAATATTTTTCACTCATTTTATATCACAGCTTAAATAATTATAAGCAATTAATTAACTTAATGCTTTACATATAAAAATAGGCTAGAGATAAGAAAGAATAGGGGATAGTGGTTAGTTATTTTTTAAAATATCTTTAACACTTTTTTAATGATCTAAATTTTTATTATTTAAAGCTTTTAAAAAGTTACTTTAAGATAAGCTCTATTGGAGTTAATTCTTTTGCATGAACTTTATACCAGCTTAGCTTTTCCTTTGGAATTAAATGCAATTCAAATATAAATGGGTTGCTTAAATTTTCTTCTATGGCTACAGCTAATTTATGGCGTTGAAAGCCTGAAGCTTTATCAGATACTATTAGTACGTCGATGTCACTGTTAGCTGTAAGCTTGTTTTTTAAAGCGCTGCCAAAAATGTATACTTCTGCATCAGGTATAACTTTTTTTACAGCGTTTAAAAGCTTAGGCAACAAGCTTCTCCATTTTAAAAGAATTTTGAATTTTTCATACCTAGCTTTATAATATTTCTCTATTCTTGACATTTTTACTCGCTTCTTTTAAAAGTTGAATTATTTCTTCTGCAAGCTTTACAAGCATTTCAGCTTCATCATAACTATATTGTAAAAAGTGTGTATCTTAATGTTATATAAGC encodes:
- a CDS encoding nucleotidyltransferase domain-containing protein, which codes for MSRIEKYYKARYEKFKILLKWRSLLPKLLNAVKKVIPDAEVYIFGSALKNKLTANSDIDVLIVSDKASGFQRHKLAVAIEENLSNPFIFELHLIPKEKLSWYKVHAKELTPIELILK